In a single window of the Nitrospirota bacterium genome:
- a CDS encoding SCO family protein: MNLVNKLLLIAIFLLISAVDSHALQRKAVDFKLNNWDGKLVSMQELKGKIVILTFSYAYCSAICPIITGRLSSLDSTIDSPKGMVYLHVSVDPATDTPERRKNYFNLYGIDALKDGRWMFVSGENNELARLWKFYGITMKKIKDKRLPEGYYIEYTPKVVVIDRNNVIRFETAFDFSEEELISQIQKLALTAPVIRFNNTRYEFGSVKKGEIVKHDFEFVNEGNGLLKIIDLIPA; this comes from the coding sequence TTGAATTTGGTAAATAAGTTACTACTGATTGCCATATTTTTGTTGATCTCAGCAGTTGACTCTCATGCATTACAGAGAAAGGCTGTTGATTTCAAGCTCAATAACTGGGATGGAAAATTAGTTTCTATGCAAGAACTGAAGGGTAAAATAGTCATCCTCACATTCTCCTACGCTTATTGTTCTGCTATATGCCCTATTATTACCGGACGGCTCTCTTCGCTGGACAGTACGATAGATAGCCCAAAAGGTATGGTTTATCTCCATGTCTCTGTTGACCCGGCTACTGATACGCCTGAGAGGCGAAAGAATTATTTCAATCTTTACGGGATTGATGCTCTGAAGGATGGTAGATGGATGTTTGTCTCGGGTGAGAATAATGAACTCGCAAGGTTATGGAAGTTTTACGGAATAACCATGAAAAAGATTAAAGACAAAAGGTTGCCTGAGGGCTATTACATAGAATATACACCTAAGGTGGTGGTTATTGACAGAAATAATGTTATAAGATTTGAGACAGCCTTTGATTTTTCAGAAGAGGAACTGATCTCTCAGATTCAAAAACTTGCACTTACCGCTCCAGTTATAAGATTCAATAACACGAGATATGAATTCGGCTCGGTGAAAAAGGGGGAGATTGTAAAACATGATTTTGAATTTGTTAATGAAGGAAATGGTCTCCTCAAGATAATTGACCTTATCCCTGCTTGA